In Helianthus annuus cultivar XRQ/B chromosome 3, HanXRQr2.0-SUNRISE, whole genome shotgun sequence, a single window of DNA contains:
- the LOC110931897 gene encoding subtilisin-like protease SBT3, translating into MTQSMNLRLFFFIFTLTVIPITRSSSSDDYQPYIVLMDKSMMPSPFSNHHNWYTSLLSSLTDEEPAKHLYTYNHVMDGFSAVLTKSQLERLEKMSGHLATFEDQLGQLHTTHTPKFLGLKKHAGLWPISGFGEDMIIGILDTGIWPESESFHDKGMSEIPSRWRGACEAENFCNKKLIGARSFSQGMKHLKENISTTDDYDSPRDFEGHGTHTSSTAAGNRVQSADYFGYAKGTATGIAPKARLAMYKVLFLDNSYDAAASDTLAGMDQAIEDGVDLMSLSLGFDETRFYQNPIAIGAFAAMEKGIFVSCSAGNAGPHPYTMLNGAPWITTVGAGTIDRDFVAYVTPGDQKYGILIGKSIFPQNLLVERVPIYYGYGNKSKEACDDGSLDPKDVQGKYIFCDGMSQTELETSGAAGAIFISESDDSKFLQPIDFNLPYVVLEPKVGHRLKNYIINTKNASISVKYGETLLDVKPAPQVADFSSRGPATRSPWILKPDLLAPGVNILAAWAPNRASAPIGDDYLLSDYKLVSGTSMASPHVVGIASLLKSTHRDWSPAAIRSAMMTTADILDNNRSIIMDMTFGEPGTPLDYGAGHVNPNKAMDPGLIYDIKPQDYINYLCAINYTRHQIQIISKQSEIDCSNATLDLNYPSFMLVLNNTNTTRSTFQRVLTNVGTSSSSYRAVVDTPPTGMNIVVKPSVISFEGKYSTAKFEVIVDVDITDAPPAVYGYFGNCGYLSWFEVNGTHVVRSPIVSAIASARPP; encoded by the exons ATGACACAATCTATGAATCTTCGTCtcttcttttttattttcacTCTGACAGTCATACCAATTACAAGATCATCTTCATCAGATGACTATCAACCTTACATTGTTCTTATGGACAAATCAATGATGCCATCACCCTTCTCTAATCACCACAATTGGTACACGTCTTTACTTTCATCATTAACAGATGAAGAACCTGCAAAGCATCTCTACACATATAACCATGTGATGGACGGTTTCAGTGCAGTGCTCACAAAATCGCAACTCGAGCGGCTTGAAAAGATGTCAGGCCATCTTGCAACATTTGAGGATCAACTTGGACAACTTCACACGACGCATACGCCTAAATTTTTGGGATTAAAGAAACATGCTGGGTTGTGGCCAATTTCAGGTTTCGGTGAAGATATGATTATTGGCATACTAGACACCGGAATTTGGCCAGAAAGTGAGAGTTTTCATGACAAAGGAATGTCGGAAATACCTTCTCGTTGGCGTGGAGCTTGTGAAGCCGAAAATTTCTGTAATAAAAAGCTTATAGGTGCGCGTTCGTTTAGCCAGGGGATGAAGCATTTAAAGGAAAACATTTCAACAACAGATGACTACGATTCGCCTAGAGATTTCGAAGGACATGGAACACATACATCTTCAACAGCAGCTGGTAATCGAGTACAGTCTGCTGATTATTTTGGTTATGCCAAAGGAACAGCTACTGGAATAGCACCAAAAGCGCGGTTAGCCATGTACAAAGTGTTGTTCTTGGACAACTCATATGATGCTGCAGCAAGTGACACACTAGCTGGAATGGATCAAGCAATAGAAGATGGTGTAGATCTAATGTCATTGTcgttagggttcgacgagacaCGGTTTTACCAAAACCCTATCGCGATTGGAGCGTTTGCAGCTATGGAAAAGGGGATTTTTGTATCTTGTTCAGCTGGTAATGCTGGCCCTCATCCGTACACTATGCTAAATGGAGCTCCATGGATCACCACAGTTGGTGCTGGAACAATAGACCGAGATTTTGTGGCTTATGTTACACCAG GTGATCAGAAGTATGGAATCCTAATTGGGAAATCTATTTTCCCCCAAAATCTATTGGTAGAGAGGGTTCCTATCTACTATGGATATGGAAACAAAAGCAAAGAAGCTTGTGATGATGGTTCTCTTGATCCCAAAGATGTTCAAGGCAAGTACATTTTCTGTGATGGAATGTCACAAACTGAATTGGAAACTAGTGGAGCTGCTGGAGCTATCTTCATTTCAGAGTCTGACGACAGTAAATTTCTCCAGCCGATAGACTTCAATCTGCCGTATGTTGTGCTCGAACCGAAGGTTGGTCATCGGTTAAAAAATTACATAATCAACACCAAAAATGCAAGTATTAGCGTTAAGTATGGTGAAACTTTATTAGATGTTAAGCCAGCTCCACAAGTAGCTGACTTCTCCTCAAGAGGACCCGCCACGCGATCTCCATGGATCTTAAAACCAGATCTCTTGGCTCCGGGAGTCAATATCCTCGCCGCATGGGCACCAAATAGAGCAAGCGCACCAATTGGAGATGATTATTTGCTCAGTGATTACAAACTCGTATCCGGCACATCCATGGCTTCTCCACATGTCGTAGGCATCGCTTCTTTACTGAAATCTACCCATCGTGACTGGAGCCCGGCTGCAATTCGATCTGCGATGATGACAACAGCTGATATTCTTGACAATAACAGAAGCATAATCATGGACATGACCTTCGGCGAACCAG GTACCCCTCTGGATTACGGTGCGGGCCACGTTAACCCAAACAAAGCCATGGACCCTGGGCTAATTTATGACATCAAACCACAAGACTACATCAACTATCTCTGTGCAATAAACTACACAAGACACCAAATCCAAATTATTTCAAAGCAATCCGAGATTGATTGTTCAAATGCTACTCTTGATCTTAACTACCCTTCGTTTATGCTGGTCTTAAACAACACAAACACCACTCGTTCCACCTTTCAAAGAGTGTTAACAAATGTCGGGACATCAAGTTCTTCATATCGAGCAGTGGTCGATACTCCTCCCACAGGTATGAACATTGTTGTCAAGCCTTCAGTGATCTCTTTTGAAGGGAAATACAGTACAGCTAAGTTTGAGGTGATTGTTGATGTTGACATAACTGATGCTCCTCCGGCCGTTTATGGGTATTTTGGTAACTGTGGATATCTAAGCTGGTTCGAGGTAAATGGAACTCATGTTGTTAGAAGTCCGATCGTATCTGCAATCGCATCTGCCAGACCACCCTAA